One Rosa chinensis cultivar Old Blush chromosome 5, RchiOBHm-V2, whole genome shotgun sequence genomic region harbors:
- the LOC112166075 gene encoding protein DEHYDRATION-INDUCED 19-like, whose amino-acid sequence MPDMVTLCYQVLEILLGSTDYSTWRTFGPSAASSVCPICSIKVTRDMLSHITLQHGHLFKLQRRHRLRRVAVPNSQALSLLGRDLREAHLQEQMKFQNLW is encoded by the exons ATGCCGGACATGGTCACTCTCTGTTACCAGGTGCTGGAGATTTTGCTTGGGTCCACAGATTACTCGACTTGGCGGACATTTGGACCCTCTGCTGCATCTTCG GTTTGTCCGATTTGCTCAATTAAAGTTACACGGGACATGTTAAGTCATATTACACTGCAACATGGGCACTTGTTCAAG TTGCAGAGACGTCACAGGTTACGTAGGGTTGCTGTTCCTAATAGTCAAGCACTGTCTCTCCTTGGCCGGGATCTTCGTGAGGCTCATCTCCAG GAGCAGATGAAATTTCAAAATCTGTGGTAA